A genomic window from Drosophila sulfurigaster albostrigata strain 15112-1811.04 chromosome 4, ASM2355843v2, whole genome shotgun sequence includes:
- the LOC133846878 gene encoding LOW QUALITY PROTEIN: uncharacterized protein LOC133846878 (The sequence of the model RefSeq protein was modified relative to this genomic sequence to represent the inferred CDS: inserted 1 base in 1 codon), which yields MDTKTRTVTNSAEKMNNILRSPVAIVXKRSGPLDCLLDELSLIDGIDGSTSMLPSNSDLININQKSNQTSSDKPTKSLAKPIAFSKPLSSRRRQHSKDKDKKRERWLLTRKTWRYMADAGRKLFPDGAHNGALENISEIEAQFQSVCASESRFILWRRKGSFPGATKQRLRILSRHRFNHASHLLHKEEKVNENIDKTIEILQYYLKINDSFKTTFLLGSKTVRPDQTTSPSSQRPLNNVSTNRFSSVSVGKAFESGEHSAEHYELFERLKELCQSAPLRNIQLNDNTITPAIVQDTVLLKKIYNILKSISCTAYYIPPNQ from the exons ATGgatacaaaaacaagaactGTTACTAATTCAGCTGAAAAAATGAACAATATTTTACGTAGTCCTGTAGCAATAG AAAAAAGATCAGGCCCTTTAGATTGTTTGCTTGATGAGCTTAGTCTAATTGATGGCATTGATGGGAGCACTAGTATGTTACCAAGTAATTCAGatcttataaatattaatcaaaaatcaaaCCAAACCTCTTCAGACAAACCAACTAAATCATTGGCAAAACCTATTGCATTTTCAAAACCGCTTTcaagtcgtcgtcgtcaacattcaaaagataaagataaaaaaCGTGAGAGGTGGCTTTTAACGCGGAAAACATGGAGATATATGGCTGATGCTGGACGGAAGTTATTTCCTGATGGAGCGCATAATGGAGCATTAGAGAATATATCTGAAATAGAGGCACAGTTTCAGAGTGTATGTGCCTCAGAGTCTCGATTTATATTATGGCGTAGAAAAGGATCCTTTCCAGGTGCAACAAAACAACGTCTTAGAATACTTTCACGTCATCGATTTAATCATGCTTCACATCTTCTTCACAAAGAAGAAAAggttaatgaaaatattgataaaactattgaaattttacaatattatctTAAAATTAATGATTCATTTAAGACGACTTTTTTGCTAGGCAGCAAAACCGTCCGACCTGACCAAACTACTTCGCCTAGCTCACAGCGTCCTTTGAACAACGTGTCGACTAATCGGTTTTCCTCAGTCAGTGTCGGTAAGGCTTTCGAATCCGGTGAGCACAGTGCAGAACATTATGAGCTATTTGAACGATTAAAAGAATTGTGTCAAAGCGCGCCATTGCGGAATATACAATTGAATGATAACACCATAACACCGGCGATTGTTCAAGATACTGTGCTTCTTAAGaaaatctataatatattaaaaagcaTCAGCTGCACCGCATATTACATTCCTCCGAACCAATGA
- the LOC133846877 gene encoding LOW QUALITY PROTEIN: rho GTPase-activating protein 6-like (The sequence of the model RefSeq protein was modified relative to this genomic sequence to represent the inferred CDS: inserted 1 base in 1 codon) has product MDFKTLAYFVLVHQKRVKQLREDFDKNWNMCIPDNTCPHDVATLLKEYLRDLPEPLLCNKLYTTFXETQRIRNRRLQLEGISHLIKLLPIAHRDTLHVILRFLGNVAAHCDDIFSTDGTIEITGNKMDSYNLSTIFAPNILRNSLSKAPQFNEHENISNAINVIRIMIDHYEEIFKVPRELLDVLYTNMLDTCPDNLHALMSNKARQIQNQDENTEPKCNIVNPEYLKQTHYESSTHLKCDERRQSTPILLDELNVFSASLQISRPDESIKDKTVFTTIITEPKVPESTSNLGGAALSAKTAELGTSNKCNADNDVSRISPSKSTKLYKRQHFISSSRHKN; this is encoded by the exons ATGGACTTCAAAACGTTGGCCTATTTCGTGTTAGTACATCAAAAACGAGTGAAACAA cTTCGGGAGgactttgacaaaaattggAACATGTGCATTCCTGACAATACATGCCCTCATGATGTCGCAACATTACTGAAGGAATATTTACGAGACTTACCTGAGCCTTTGCTGTGCAACAAACTGTATACGACTT TAGAAACTCAAC GTATTCGGAACCGACGATTACAGCTTGAGGGGATATCTCATCTAATCAAATTGTTACCTATTGCACATCGAGACACATTGCATGTAATATTACGATTTCTTGGTAATGTAGCTGCCCATTGTGATGATATATTTTCCACTGATGGAACAATTGAAATTACTGGCAACAAAATGGACAGCTACAACTTATCGACAATCTTTGCGCCCAATATTTTGCGCAATTCCTTGTCAAAGGCACCTCAATTTAATGAACATGAAAATATCTCGAATGCGATAAATGTTATAAG AATAATGATTGATCACTATGAGGAAATATTCAAAGTGCCACGGGAGCTACTTGACGTTCTATACACTAATATGTTAGATACATGTCCAGATAACCTACACGCACTTATGTCCAACAAAGCCCGACAAATACAGAA TCAAGATGAAAATACAGAACCTAAATGCAATATTGTAAATCCAGAATATCTTAAGCAGACTCATTACGAATCATCTACTCATTTAAAATGTGATGAAAGACGTCAATCCACACCGATTTTGCTTGATGAATTGAACGTATTCTCAGCTAGTCTTCAGATATCAAGGCCAGATGAATCAATTAAAG ACAAAACTGTGTTTACTACCATTATAACTGAACCCAAAGTTCCAGAGAGTACATCGAATCTTGGAGGAGCCGCATTAAGTGCAAAGACTGCGGAACTTGGTACATCTAATAAATGTAACGCAGATAATGATGTATCACGTATTTCTCCATCGAAAAGCACCAAGCTTTATAAACGTCAGCATTTTATATCAAGCTCGAGGCATAAGAATTAA
- the LOC133846940 gene encoding uncharacterized protein LOC133846940 — MKCSHELRERSSGKVYFDSKARAKILGSTEIHVKRDSTIALACSVNIHASSVLWYHGSAIVDFDSLRGGISLETEKTDIGTTSRLMLTRASLRDSGNYTCVPNAAMPASVRVHVLTGEQPAAMQTSIASATDVSIVIIIACLIISDILLIRVLNLTQRLTVHRNLS, encoded by the exons ATGAAGTGTTCGCATG AACTGCGAGAAAGAAGTTCGGGAAAAGTTTACTTTGATTCCAAAG CGCGTGCGAAGATTTTAGGCTCTACAGAAATACACGTAAAACGCGATAGTACTATTGCTTTGGCTTGCTCTGTGAACATTCATGCCTCTTCCGTACTATG GTATCATGGGTCTGCAATAGTAGATTTTGATTCTCTAAGAGGTGGAATTAGTTTGGAAACTGAAAAGACCGATATAGGTACTACCAGTCGTTTGATGCTAACCCGTGCGTCATTACGAGATTCTGGAAATTATACATGTGTTCCCAATGCGGCCATGCCGGCATCAGTACGAGTTCACGTCTTAACGG gtGAACAGCCCGCAGCAATGCAAACCAGTATTGCGAGTGCTACAGATGTTTCTATAGTAATCATAATAGCGTGTTTGATCATATCAGATATATTGTTAATTCGAGTTTTGAACCTAACACAACGTTTAACTGTTCATCGAAATTTAAGTTGA